One stretch of Methanocellales archaeon DNA includes these proteins:
- a CDS encoding MarC family protein, translating into MMGNLISLMILFFVIYDPLLSIPFFLNATKNMDEEERFKTATLAILVASVISIAVLFSGIRLLHLFNTNINDFKVAGGIILGLLGVKMVLGIPITEIEENGNTSISGVAVIIGTPLLSGPAAITTIIISVSDYGLLTTGIAVTLVLALTGILLYSAAKLLRFLGETTIQVSTTMMGLITLAWGVMFVRGGLGI; encoded by the coding sequence ATGATGGGAAATTTGATTAGCTTGATGATTCTATTCTTTGTCATTTATGATCCTTTGCTTAGCATTCCCTTTTTTTTAAATGCCACGAAAAATATGGATGAAGAAGAGCGTTTTAAAACCGCAACATTGGCCATTTTAGTGGCAAGCGTAATATCGATAGCAGTTCTATTTTCAGGCATAAGGTTACTGCATTTGTTTAACACGAATATTAATGATTTTAAGGTGGCTGGGGGGATTATCCTTGGATTACTCGGAGTCAAAATGGTACTTGGCATACCGATTACAGAGATAGAAGAAAATGGTAACACCTCCATCAGTGGGGTCGCTGTGATTATCGGCACTCCATTGTTGTCAGGACCTGCTGCGATAACAACGATAATCATATCGGTTAGCGATTATGGCCTTCTTACCACAGGCATTGCCGTTACACTGGTGCTTGCCTTAACTGGGATTCTGCTATATAGTGCGGCAAAACTACTCCGTTTTCTCGGAGAGACCACAATACAGGTCAGCACGACAATGATGGGCTTGATCACTCTTGCATGGGGAGTTATGTTTGTGAGGGGCGGGCTGGGGATATGA
- a CDS encoding aconitase X catalytic domain-containing protein: MHLTKEEEAIYKGELGATKQKAMEILVSLGDIYGANSLIPIDSAQISGVSYKTLGDAGLEWISDLDARVEVPSTLNPAGMDRENWKAMGIPAKFAEKQEEILRAYERLGINLGCTCTPYYIDPPKFGGHLAWAESSAVAYANSVLGVRTNREGGPSALAAAIIGKTPCYGLHLDENRAPDVLIRVIGKLHDSDYGALGYEVGEILRDNIPLFQLDSLPTPDELKSLGAAMAASGAVALYHVEGITPESKSFDRPRERLSLDLKDIKAIYEKRSRPDIIALGCPHCSTDELRRISRLLSGKKVTTDLWICTSRWVKEQNPDLVREIEMSGAKIICDTCMVVSPASERFERMMVNSGKALKYVPSLCGVDAVLATTEDCIRTACD; encoded by the coding sequence ATGCATCTAACAAAAGAGGAGGAAGCGATCTACAAAGGCGAATTGGGTGCCACCAAGCAAAAAGCCATGGAGATTCTGGTCTCTCTAGGTGATATTTACGGTGCCAACTCTTTGATTCCGATTGACAGTGCCCAGATATCCGGGGTTTCCTATAAGACCCTTGGTGATGCCGGTCTGGAGTGGATTTCCGACCTAGATGCTAGGGTCGAAGTTCCATCGACGCTGAACCCGGCGGGCATGGATCGAGAGAACTGGAAGGCTATGGGCATACCCGCGAAATTTGCCGAGAAGCAAGAAGAAATATTGCGGGCATATGAACGATTGGGCATAAATCTGGGGTGCACATGTACGCCCTACTATATCGATCCCCCAAAATTTGGAGGGCATCTCGCATGGGCAGAATCCTCAGCGGTAGCCTACGCCAATTCCGTCCTAGGTGTCAGAACCAACAGGGAGGGGGGTCCGAGTGCCTTGGCAGCTGCAATCATCGGAAAAACGCCTTGCTACGGGCTTCACTTGGATGAGAATAGAGCTCCAGATGTTTTGATAAGAGTGATTGGCAAGCTGCATGATTCAGATTACGGTGCACTTGGATACGAGGTGGGCGAGATACTGAGAGATAATATCCCATTGTTCCAGTTGGATTCGCTGCCAACCCCTGACGAATTGAAGTCACTTGGAGCTGCAATGGCAGCATCGGGAGCTGTGGCATTATATCACGTGGAGGGAATTACACCGGAGTCTAAGAGTTTTGATCGCCCAAGAGAGCGGCTATCGCTGGACTTAAAAGATATCAAGGCAATATATGAAAAAAGGTCCAGACCAGACATCATCGCCCTGGGATGCCCGCACTGTTCGACAGACGAATTGAGGCGCATATCAAGACTGCTCTCCGGGAAGAAGGTTACTACTGATCTTTGGATTTGCACATCTCGTTGGGTGAAGGAGCAGAATCCCGATCTGGTGAGGGAGATCGAAATGAGTGGCGCCAAAATAATATGCGATACATGTATGGTTGTTTCGCCGGCAAGTGAGCGTTTTGAGAGGATGATGGTGAACTCGGGCAAAGCGCTGAAATATGTGCCGAGTTTGTGTGGTGTTGATGCCGTACTTGCTACCACAGAGGATTGCATAAGAACCGCTTGTGATTAA
- a CDS encoding DUF126 domain-containing protein, giving the protein MKIKGRAISRGVASGRALVTSESISFLGGVDPLSGRIIEEGSELFSEIIANRVLVFPQGKGSTVGSYVLYQLMKNGVAPCAMINVVSEAIVAVGAIISGIPLVDCLQINPLDIIHDGDMVLVNGTEGYVEVIRDDG; this is encoded by the coding sequence ATGAAAATTAAAGGACGAGCCATCTCCAGAGGCGTTGCAAGTGGAAGGGCCTTGGTAACGTCTGAGTCCATATCCTTTTTGGGCGGCGTAGACCCCCTTAGTGGAAGAATCATCGAAGAAGGCAGTGAGCTTTTTTCAGAGATAATTGCCAATCGCGTTTTGGTCTTTCCGCAAGGAAAAGGATCGACGGTGGGCTCATACGTTTTGTATCAGCTCATGAAGAACGGAGTTGCACCCTGTGCGATGATTAATGTCGTATCCGAAGCGATAGTTGCAGTCGGTGCCATAATATCCGGCATTCCCTTGGTGGATTGCCTGCAGATCAATCCTCTGGACATAATCCATGATGGTGACATGGTACTGGTAAATGGAACAGAGGGCTATGTTGAGGTTATTCGAGACGATGGATAA
- a CDS encoding AtpZ/AtpI family protein: MPDTRIPQAFKAISVGTEVAFSVLGGGFLGYLIGKIFGEKWAAIGLSMGILLGFVGGMYNLIRKFW, encoded by the coding sequence ATGCCCGATACCAGGATACCTCAGGCTTTTAAGGCGATCTCGGTAGGGACCGAAGTGGCATTCTCTGTGCTTGGAGGAGGGTTCTTAGGTTACTTAATCGGAAAAATATTCGGGGAAAAGTGGGCTGCTATCGGATTGAGCATGGGTATTCTTCTGGGGTTCGTTGGAGGCATGTATAATCTTATCAGAAAATTTTGGTGA